The Hymenobacter sp. DG01 sequence CGCGCTCTTTATAAGGCATAGGAGGGGTAGCAGCACAAAGTGAAGGGGCCGGCCGAAAGCCTGATTACAAATAAAGCAAAACCGGCGCCAACCGCCTACCCCCATGCAGCACAGCTAACGTTTGGGCGGACAGTTGGCGCCGGTCAGGCGCTTGGCTGCTAGGCTACTTTACCTTGTGCTTTTTGCTGACTTCATCATAAATAGGCAGCAACTCATTGGCCTTGCCTTCCTTGTCGAAAATCTGCTCCCAGGTGTTGAGCGGCTCCCAGATAAAGGTGCCCTTTCCCTTGTTGCCAGGCAGACTGAACGCAATATCGTTTACCTCCCGCTTCAGCTCCGAGTACTCCACTACCACCACATCCTGAGGGTAGCGAGCGGCTAGGTCGGTGAGGTTGCGCTGCAGATCCGGCAGGGTGCGGTGCCACTTGGGGTAGTACGACTGCCCGATAACGTCGCAGGTGACGCCGCGGGCGAACATATTGTCGAGCCAGTACCTCGACTGCTCGTTCTGCCCGCCCAGGGCAATGTGCATCATGATGAGGCTTTGCGGAGTTGTTTCGCGCACGGCCGAAACGCCAGCTTTCAGCAGTCCGGCCAGGTTATCGAGGCGGGCTACGCTGTCGGCGCTGTGGATGTCGCCGTCGGGCCAAAGCAGACCGTGGTTGATTTCGTTGCCCACCTGCACCATATCGGGCGGGGTGCCCTGGGCCTGCAAGGACAGCAGCACGTCGCGGGTGTAGTCGTGCACGGCCTGCTCCAGCTGGGCGCCGTGCAGGTCTTTCCAGGCTTCGGGCTTAAACTGCTTCTGCGGATCGGCCCAGGTGTCGCTGTAATGGAAATCGAGCAGGAGCTTCATGCCCGCCTTCTTGGCGCGCGCGGCCATCTGCTGGGTGTGCGCTAGGTCGCAGAAGCCCTTCTGGGGCGAGTACCCGCTGTCGGCCGCCGGGTTGTGGAACAGGCGAAGACGCACGTAGTTGAATCCGTGGTCCTTCAGAATCTCAATGGCATCTTTCTGCTGGCCCTTGTCGGAGAACTTGATGCCTCGAGCTTCCAGCTGGGGTAGGAAGGAAATATCAGCCCCAAGCATCTTGCTTATTTTCTGCTTTTTACGGCCGATGGATTGGGCTATTTGGTCGGG is a genomic window containing:
- a CDS encoding glycosyl hydrolase 53 family protein; this translates as MRLPISYPCLLLKLLLVWLCLPTPAEAQTTRQPTPDQIAQSIGRKKQKISKMLGADISFLPQLEARGIKFSDKGQQKDAIEILKDHGFNYVRLRLFHNPAADSGYSPQKGFCDLAHTQQMAARAKKAGMKLLLDFHYSDTWADPQKQFKPEAWKDLHGAQLEQAVHDYTRDVLLSLQAQGTPPDMVQVGNEINHGLLWPDGDIHSADSVARLDNLAGLLKAGVSAVRETTPQSLIMMHIALGGQNEQSRYWLDNMFARGVTCDVIGQSYYPKWHRTLPDLQRNLTDLAARYPQDVVVVEYSELKREVNDIAFSLPGNKGKGTFIWEPLNTWEQIFDKEGKANELLPIYDEVSKKHKVK